A section of the Nodosilinea sp. E11 genome encodes:
- a CDS encoding peptidoglycan DD-metalloendopeptidase family protein codes for MSSTVKDYKPHWSELPPTWRYVIGTAMQAGELVLKLGCVGAIAISTWVMVDQETNESWGARFRKVSAVAEAVAGFYDDDFKALISKGDVIAGYTVNSGFGLRMHPIHNEMRMHSGIDLPTPEGVSVHAIGYAGDRVSVRCWSDPKGYGTVADMTSSAFPEITFRAAHLSHCKGGEHRAGAVVAKTGNTGGSTGAHLHWEQIQGGVAQAPQKGYLVWALNGRKPNERLGDTIALYQAIVAKESGGDHTAVNPDTGALGLGQVMPQNLNCSWDGKPKSNCGWDYDVLGRDVSPQEFLQNPEIQQQIVGAKLESALQRQIQAGHDMNTAVKRVAAEWYSGNPELAHDTRPQAGYESIKNYADTAAEKFHRLRQQNLEK; via the coding sequence GTGAGCTCAACCGTTAAGGACTACAAGCCCCACTGGTCGGAGCTGCCCCCCACCTGGCGCTACGTGATTGGCACGGCGATGCAGGCGGGCGAGCTGGTGCTCAAGCTGGGCTGCGTGGGGGCGATCGCTATCTCGACCTGGGTGATGGTCGATCAGGAGACGAATGAATCCTGGGGGGCAAGGTTCAGGAAGGTCAGCGCTGTGGCCGAGGCGGTGGCTGGGTTCTACGACGATGACTTTAAGGCCCTGATCAGCAAGGGTGATGTGATCGCGGGCTACACCGTCAACTCAGGCTTTGGCCTGCGGATGCACCCCATCCACAATGAGATGCGGATGCACTCGGGTATTGACCTGCCGACGCCGGAGGGGGTGTCGGTTCATGCCATTGGCTATGCGGGGGATCGGGTGTCGGTGCGCTGCTGGAGCGACCCCAAGGGCTATGGCACGGTGGCGGATATGACCAGTTCGGCGTTCCCTGAGATCACCTTCAGGGCGGCTCACCTGTCCCACTGCAAGGGGGGTGAGCACCGAGCCGGGGCAGTGGTGGCGAAGACGGGTAACACCGGAGGCAGCACGGGCGCTCACTTGCATTGGGAGCAGATCCAAGGGGGCGTAGCTCAGGCTCCGCAGAAGGGTTACTTGGTCTGGGCATTGAATGGTCGCAAGCCCAATGAGCGACTGGGGGATACGATTGCGCTCTACCAGGCGATCGTTGCTAAGGAGTCGGGCGGTGACCACACCGCCGTCAACCCTGACACCGGGGCGTTGGGCCTGGGGCAGGTGATGCCGCAGAATCTCAATTGCTCCTGGGACGGCAAGCCCAAGAGCAACTGCGGCTGGGATTACGATGTGCTGGGCCGCGATGTGTCGCCCCAAGAGTTTTTGCAGAACCCTGAGATTCAGCAGCAGATCGTGGGGGCCAAGCTGGAGAGTGCTCTCCAGCGGCAGATTCAGGCGGGACACGATATGAATACGGCGGTGAAGCGGGTGGCGGCGGAGTGGTACTCGGGCAATCCTGAGCTGGCCCACGATACGCGACCCCAGGCGGGCTATGAGTCTATCAAGAACTATGCCGACACTGCGGCGGAGAAGTTTCACCGGCTAAGGCAGCAGAACTTGGAAAAGTAG
- a CDS encoding transposase, translated as MSATTCLYDQVLPLLRQYSHRRDLRHLKALAWMVTALVCSGKLSLPEWESYVPSRARQAQSTERRWQRFIRNRRVRVKSVYVPLVLAAIHQWKGRRLYLALDTTVLWNRYCMIHLSVTCCGRAVPLLWRVLEHSSATVSTDRYLPLLRLAHRLLQSYPDVMLLADRGFANHDLLAWLSQSTWHYCVRLPSDVVVHGPRRHPLEVGYLWPPKGEARFYDGVGLWTDGRWRCNLVLANVKGVKEPWAVITDEPPSLNTLWQYALRFRVEELFLDSKSGVFQLEASGIRSAQALERLYLVAAIAILYGTTQGMAVQLDGLRTQVDPHWTRGISYLKIGLRWLKGVVNKERSLLKPIALFTVDPEPCFPSKKAEARYYDRIWFSRIQSLHCQLPPWEAA; from the coding sequence ATGTCAGCCACCACCTGTCTCTATGATCAAGTGTTGCCACTACTGCGTCAATATAGCCATCGCCGTGATCTGCGACACCTCAAAGCCTTGGCCTGGATGGTAACCGCACTGGTGTGCAGCGGTAAGTTGAGCCTGCCGGAATGGGAATCGTATGTGCCCAGTCGCGCCCGCCAGGCGCAAAGCACCGAGCGACGGTGGCAGCGTTTTATCAGGAATCGACGAGTACGCGTGAAAAGCGTGTACGTACCCTTGGTGCTGGCCGCCATCCATCAGTGGAAAGGGCGGCGACTCTACTTGGCGCTCGATACCACCGTCTTGTGGAATCGTTACTGCATGATTCACCTATCGGTAACCTGTTGCGGACGCGCGGTGCCGCTACTATGGCGGGTTTTGGAGCATTCAAGTGCCACCGTCAGCACGGACCGATATCTCCCGCTGCTACGCTTAGCCCATCGGCTGTTACAGTCCTATCCCGATGTGATGTTGCTAGCCGACCGAGGGTTTGCCAACCATGACCTGCTGGCCTGGCTGAGCCAGAGCACCTGGCACTATTGCGTGCGGTTACCCAGTGACGTGGTGGTGCATGGCCCCCGCCGTCATCCCCTTGAGGTGGGCTATCTGTGGCCCCCCAAGGGCGAAGCCCGATTCTATGACGGGGTTGGCCTATGGACGGATGGTCGCTGGCGCTGCAACCTTGTTCTGGCCAATGTCAAAGGCGTCAAGGAGCCCTGGGCCGTCATCACCGATGAGCCGCCATCCCTCAATACCCTGTGGCAATATGCCCTGCGGTTTCGGGTCGAAGAACTCTTCCTCGATTCAAAATCCGGGGTCTTTCAGTTGGAAGCCTCCGGCATCCGCTCAGCCCAGGCCCTCGAACGCCTCTACCTCGTTGCGGCCATCGCCATCCTTTATGGCACCACCCAGGGCATGGCCGTTCAACTTGATGGCCTCCGTACTCAGGTTGACCCCCATTGGACACGGGGCATTAGCTATCTCAAAATCGGGCTTCGCTGGCTCAAAGGAGTTGTCAACAAAGAGCGTTCGTTGCTCAAACCCATCGCCCTATTTACCGTTGACCCGGAACCCTGCTTTCCCTCTAAGAAAGCTGAAGCCCGGTACTATGACCGCATCTGGTTCTCTAGAATCCAGTCCTTGCACTGTCAGCTACCACCCTGGGAGGCCGCCTAA
- a CDS encoding MFS transporter, whose product MSLTNKKYTVLAWSFYDFANSSYALLITGVGYQLYFKKVLFAEYLHLADLTWAISISLSIILSAVLSPFLGVISDGFLSRKRIFVTLTYATVLLTCSLAIVPNKFPFLSILIFFLANLSYNLVLFVYDSYLPIIAKSSTIGRISGFAWGLGYLGGIASLIITFSLFSQDPSPADSLGFRIGFLITGLFYLVFSLPSILLLPSVKLSPPFNLMDWKEITQNSFSTLNKTLRSWHEYKHIFRFILAFYCITEAIMTTIYFTANYLSTTFGFNSKEILIATLTIQLIAFPATWLSGYLADKLNLKKALIISTLMWIGIILLIASSKNLISLYIVFFLLGLVIGSTQAIGRAILSNITPMNKLGEFFGFSSFSSKIAATMGPLVFGWISFTTDNQRLAWLSLIPFLVLGLLLLVVNNDVNEDYSLPK is encoded by the coding sequence ATGTCTCTAACTAATAAAAAGTACACTGTTTTAGCCTGGTCATTTTATGATTTTGCTAACTCAAGCTACGCTCTTCTTATAACGGGTGTAGGTTACCAGCTCTATTTCAAAAAAGTTCTATTCGCAGAATATCTTCATTTAGCTGATCTAACTTGGGCTATTTCTATTTCTTTATCTATCATTTTATCAGCCGTTTTATCGCCATTCTTAGGTGTTATTTCTGATGGCTTCTTATCAAGGAAAAGAATTTTTGTTACACTTACCTATGCCACTGTATTGTTGACTTGTTCGTTGGCAATCGTCCCAAACAAATTTCCTTTTCTTAGTATTCTTATCTTCTTTCTAGCAAATTTATCTTATAATTTAGTTCTTTTCGTATACGATTCTTATCTACCTATTATTGCTAAAAGTTCTACAATTGGAAGAATTTCTGGTTTTGCATGGGGATTAGGGTACTTGGGAGGGATAGCAAGCCTCATAATAACATTTTCACTATTTTCGCAGGATCCATCACCTGCTGATTCTCTGGGTTTTAGGATTGGATTTCTAATTACAGGTCTATTTTATTTAGTATTTTCCCTGCCATCCATATTGCTGCTTCCATCGGTGAAGCTCAGTCCCCCCTTTAATTTAATGGATTGGAAAGAGATCACCCAAAACTCTTTCTCAACATTAAATAAAACTCTTCGATCGTGGCATGAATATAAACATATATTCCGATTCATATTAGCCTTTTACTGTATCACTGAAGCGATTATGACCACGATATACTTTACTGCTAATTACCTTTCTACTACATTTGGGTTTAATTCAAAAGAGATATTGATAGCCACTTTGACTATTCAGCTTATTGCTTTTCCCGCAACTTGGCTGAGTGGTTATCTTGCCGATAAGTTGAATTTGAAGAAAGCACTCATTATCTCAACTTTAATGTGGATAGGAATTATCCTGTTGATCGCAAGCAGCAAGAATCTTATATCTCTATATATTGTATTTTTCTTGCTGGGTTTAGTTATAGGATCTACCCAGGCTATAGGTAGGGCAATTTTATCAAATATAACTCCTATGAACAAGCTAGGTGAATTTTTTGGTTTTAGTAGCTTTTCAAGCAAAATTGCAGCTACTATGGGACCACTCGTTTTTGGCTGGATCTCATTCACGACAGATAACCAAAGGCTAGCATGGTTGTCTTTAATACCCTTTTTAGTTCTTGGCTTACTTTTACTTGTAGTAAATAACGATGTGAACGAGGATTATAGTCTCCCCAAATAG